In the Wyeomyia smithii strain HCP4-BCI-WySm-NY-G18 chromosome 2, ASM2978416v1, whole genome shotgun sequence genome, one interval contains:
- the LOC129722408 gene encoding uncharacterized protein LOC129722408: protein MNGKSFKRYKKSGSFHRACKKKRIEYEALLNTAVKNGIESKQTHDSSPIENKVHPVRADYVPSSEFPTFSIDSNAQSIGSSPDSADNQLVNSTLRMSTSSVIVEPLDTTVKEISPRDTTNAIRSSACDFNITHRALKEILSIIRHDYGDKDLPMDPRTLMRTPQRTGMTFKSISGGQYWHQGLEICLKKSFEHLTEDIQIELNVNIDGLPIHRSSKYQFWPILCNVHQMPHIPPMTVGIFLGKIKPQNITEYLTPFVEELISVLSKGV, encoded by the exons atgaatggaaaatcatttaaaaggTATAAAAAGAGCGGATCGTTTCAtagagcatgcaaaaaaaagcGCATTGAATATGAGGCACTGCTTAACACAGCTGTGAAAAATGGGATTGAATCAAAACAAACTCATGATTCTTCCCCCATTGAGAATAAGGTGCATCCTGTCCGGG CGGATTACGTGCCGAGTTCAGAATTTCCCACTTTTTCGATCGATTCCAATG CACAATCTATTGGTTCATCACCTGATTCTGCAGATAATCAGTTGGTTAACAGTACGCTCCGAATGTCCACAAGTTCAGTGATCGTTGAACCACTCGACACAACTGTGAAAGAAATCAGTCCTCGTGATACTACTAATGCTATTCGCTCCTCGGCCTGTGACTTCAATATCACACATCGCGCACTAAAGGAAATTTTATCAATTATCCGTCACGATTATGGAGACAAAGACCTCCCTATGGATCCACGAACGTTGATGAGAACCCCCCAGAGAACTGGCATGACATTCAAATCAATATCAGGCGGTCAATACTGGCACCAAGGACTtgaaatctgtttgaaaaagagTTTCGAACATCTAACAGAGGACATACAAATTGAACTGAACGTTAATATAGATGGTCTGCCAATTCACAGGAGTTCGAAATATCAATTCTGGCCTATTCTGTGCAATGTACATCAAATGCCTCATATCCCACCAATGACAGTTGGAATATTTTTAGGTAAAATAAAGCCACAAAACATCACAGAATACTTAACACCATTTGTCGAAGAATTGATTTCTGTTCTGTCGAAAGGCGTGTAA
- the LOC129725778 gene encoding uncharacterized protein LOC129725778 codes for MKRSLLKIIEGEGVPSVEALQTFLQVYRSTSSATLAGKSPAEEMLGRSMRTTLDLLRPPVLRSTSEKHVSKYTAGCAVYAKLYSNAEKWKWIPGTVIEAIGGVNYNILLDNQSGRRKLIRSHVNQLRPRFNETVKPLSTPTPLEILVDEFQPKQPTIQQTTDNQSDSSVSDEFYEAEADLAESSQTLQPAEVHIPRPTRTRHLPKRLEDYIVG; via the coding sequence ATGAAGCGTTCGCTACTCAAAATCATAGAAGGAGAAGGAGTTCCATCAGTAGAAGCTCTTCAAACGTTCCTACAGGTATACCGTTCCACATCCAGTGCAACACTGGCTGGCAAGTCTCCTGCGGAAGAAATGCTGGGTAGGTCCATGCGTACAACTCTCGATCTCCTGCGACCACCTGTGCTCAGAAGTACATCCGAAAAACATGTTTCTAAATATACCGCTGGATGCGCGGTATACGCAAAACTCTACTCCAACGCAGAGAAATGGAAGTGGATACCAGGAACTGTTATTGAAGCCATAGGTGGAGTCAATTACAACATTCTCCTCGATAACCAATCGGGTAGGAGAAAACTGATTCGTTCACACGTAAACCAACTTCGACCTAGATTCAATGAAACTGTTAAACCGTTATCAACGCCAACCCCATTGGAAATTTTGGTGGATGAGTTTCAGCCTAAGCAACCAACAATACAGCAGACGACTGATAATCAAAGTGACAGTTCTGTTAGTGATGAGTTCTACGAAGCAGAAGCTGACTTAGCAGAGTCCAGTCAAACATTACAGCCAGCAGAAGTACATATTCCTAGACCAACCAGAACCCGTCATCTTCCAAAGCGCCTGGAGGATTACATTGTAGGCTAG
- the LOC129722410 gene encoding uncharacterized protein LOC129722410, with product MDSNGVEDCASDVDDPPIIPRVDVVYLSYNSKRIRPTIALDNACTVSLYELKKHRQIKKKQKTEMSYDAYQHYKWYNAVLTNQLREGGGPMLLKVFHWYIESPKADAFMVENCRYDAVSLIIAAHVEHWYCAKAGCTSTYGSRIRLRSNGKVGPDATEKAKARIADCLVSPVRSETNNARLKLKQCSKRLSLNTISEE from the exons ATGGACAGCAACGGAGTCGAAGACTGCGCCTCGGACGTCGATGATCCGCCTATCATACCGCGCGTGGATGTTGTGTATCTTAGTTACAACTCTAAGAG gaTTCGACCGACCATCGCACTGGACAATGCGTGCACCGTTAGCTTGTATGAGCTAAAAAAGCATCGTCAGATCAAGAAAAAACAGAAGACAGAGATGAGCTACGATGCTTATCAGCACTACAAATGG TATAACGCGGTGCTCACGAATCAGCTACGAGAGGGCGGCGGACCAATGCTGCTCAAGGTATTCCACTGGTACATCGAATCGCCGAAAGCGGATGCCTTCATGGTGGAAAACTGCCGGTACGATGCAGTTTCGTTGATCATAGCCGCTCACGTGGAACATTGGTACTGTGCAAAAGCGGGCTGCACCAGTACCTACGGCAGTCGTATTCGACTCCGAAGCAACGGAAAAGTTGGACCGGATGCCACCGAAAAGGCGAAGGCTCGAATAGCGGACTGTCTGGTGTCACCGGTTCGATCCGAGACGAACAACGCACGGCTAAAACTGAAGCAATGCTCGAAACGACTTTCTCTCAATACAATTAGCGAGGAGTAA